ATAAAAGATAATGGCATTGGTTTCTCACAAGAGTATGCTGATAAAATATTTGTACCTTTTCAGCGCCTACATGGGCGTTCGGAATATAAAGGCACAGGGATTGGGCTTTCAGTTTGTAGGCGTATAGTTGAGCGGCATGGCGGGATAATTACCGCTCATAGTAAAGACGGTGAAGGGGCAACCTTCATAATAAAATTACCTGTGGAAACAACGCTTTTCACACTTCAAGGAGAGGCTTAGATGCCGTATTCAAAAGTGAAACCTATTACAATATTAATGGCTGATGATGACGAGGATGATCGCCTACTCACGCAAGATGCGCTAGCCGAAAGCCGTGTATTAAACGAGCTGCATTTTGTGGAAGATGGGGTTGAATTATTAGAGTACTTAGAGCGCAAAGGTAAGTTTGAAGATAAAAGCTCATCGCCACGACCAGGGTTGATTTTGCTTGATTTAAATATGCCACGTATGGATGGCCGTGAAGCACTTGAGGCCATTAAGGCAAACCCAAACCTAAAAGGCATACCGGTTGTTATTTTAACTACTTCTAAGCAAGAAGAAGACATGGTTAAAGGCTATAACCTAGGGGCTGCCTCTTATATTACTAAACCGGTAACATTTGATGGCTTGGTTGATTTAATGAAAACCCTAGGAAAATACTGGGTAGAATTTGTAGAGCTGCCGACAACCTTTAACGACTAAATAAGACCATTAATCCGCAATAATGCTTAATCATGCGAATTGGTATAAGTAGTAACAATAAGCCCCTAAATAGGGGCTTATTAAATGCAATTAAAAGGAGATAGTATGTTAGATAAAGTGACTCGCTTACTTTTAGTAGA
The genomic region above belongs to Pseudoalteromonas sp. MM1 and contains:
- a CDS encoding response regulator, which codes for MPYSKVKPITILMADDDEDDRLLTQDALAESRVLNELHFVEDGVELLEYLERKGKFEDKSSSPRPGLILLDLNMPRMDGREALEAIKANPNLKGIPVVILTTSKQEEDMVKGYNLGAASYITKPVTFDGLVDLMKTLGKYWVEFVELPTTFND